In Rosa rugosa chromosome 4, drRosRugo1.1, whole genome shotgun sequence, the genomic stretch GTAGTTCGGTACAAAGGGAAAGAAATAGATGCGGTGGCATTCTCGTAATTAATTACAAATTTAATGTCTAATGTTTAATTTCAGTTCCTCTCCGTGTTTTGATTGTGGCCGCACGGGTTTCCAGTCCCCCCATTTTGCGAATGGTCATTTGACCATTTGACTTTACCTTAATGGTAAATAGCTCTTGTTAAAATTTTAGTAGCAAAAATTGGTGTATTGAATGACATTACTTCTCTATGATACTACTACCAAATAGGCCACCAGACACGCACATATGAAAACTAAGaaattatttcttaatatatgATTGATGttgttgaaagaaagaaaaaagtattATTAGCTAGGTCTTTTAAATCAATGATTCAATGTCGATGTCAGAGATACAAACATATTGAGGTACTCTGATAATGTATATAATTAAGAGTTAAAGACAATTTTTTATGAATATGTGGGTTTTCCTAGAGTGACAGTGGTAGTGGTTTTCCTAGACCATATTTGACCACACTTATACGGGTATTTAGGCTACTGGTGTATGATTGTTTTGTTAGAAACTCTCTTTAATATTGATTTAGAATAATTATGTAATTCAGTTTCTAATGAGTATTACCGATTAGAGAATGTCTCTTAGTTAGGCTGAATGTTTAGGGAACAATACAATTAATCTGGATGCATGTTATACTCTAACATTGACCTAATATGGTAGTTGCATAGACATTCATTCAATATTTCAATTCTAACACTTGATAGGTATAGTTGAAAGTCTCAAATTGTTCTAAGTTTTAAAGAGATAAAATtctcgaggagagagaaagtgattGCGGAAGAAATGGCAAGGTTGATCCCAATATAATTTATAGAAGGTTAGACAACCAATAAAAATATGTCACATGTCAACTTCTAAAGAAAACACCAAGTAGCTTGTGACACTTGTCAACCAACAACCAAAACTTGTTTCTCCCAATGACAAGTGTCACATGACTAAGGCTTATGATGATGTCATCATCAGTTGACCTCCCTCCAAATGTCACTTGTCAGCCTCCCACCAATTGAAACTTGCCACGAcagcatttttcttttcttgcaatTAAACTTCAAATATTCTTTAAAAATAGTTTGAGAATCTGAAAAATTCATTGAAAATGTTGCGAACTCGTGGTAACCTCGACTTTTTACTTCCAacctcaaaaataaaattcgAGCGACTTTAAAATTCAGGATCTCACAGCATGGTCCACTTTTTTGCGTTTCAACCCACAAGAAAGGCAAAATAGACATCTCACCCAtaattgatttggacacccacaTCTCTTCTAGCTACCCGACCTTCTTCCTCTTTGCTCATCCGACTCTACGCATAACTCTTGTTCGACCTTCTTCCTCCGACGAGTCAACCCAAACCACCTCTCTTTCTCCAATCCCTCAAGCTGCTCCACCTCActctcaaaaccctaaatccaccTCAATTCCAAACCAATATCATTCCTCTTTCTGGTGTCACTACTCCTAGACATTGTGAAATTTTAGCAATCTCATGTGGGCTACAACTCTCATTGGAGCAAGGTTTTCTTCGGGTGGAATCAGAGTCAGATGCGTAAGTCGTGGTGAATGATCTCTTAAGACCGGAGAAGAATCTAGCGACCACTACTACAATTGTGGGCAACAGCCACACATGTATTGCCACGAACTCAAGGAACTGTGGAGTTTGGGGTCACACCTACTATTCTGAAACAAGTTGGTGTCCTTATCACCCACGGACAAGCACAAAGTGTGGGTAGGCATTATTTTTAGACTTGTTAAACTCTTCTTCCTGGAAACACGTACCACATGACCTAATTTTAGtgaatttttatattttcttttttctaaaaattactttttttatattttcttcatGAGTGGATGttacttttgtttattttatataGAAATAAGTGGGAAACAGAGTCTCTccactctcctctctctcttcagtcCTCTCCCAGCCTCCCACACTTTGCATCTGCTTCTTCCCTTCTCCTTGAACTCATCGGAACCACCAGTCCATCATACAATGATCATTCTTTCAACAAGTTAAGCCTCAACACCGTGAAGAAGGGGAAGGGGAAATTTGGAAGAAGATCTGGGGGATCAAGGGGAGTCTCAACCGTTTGCCGCCGGCTTGCGTTGGCAACATGGTGATGGCTACCATGAAGAAGAGGAAGTCGGATCTGAGGAAGAAGGTGCTGCCTCCCTTTTTAACATTATTGACTGAATATATGTACACCGTGAATGGGTTTTATCCTTTCCCTTGCTTTTTAATCTCCTTGTTTTGGTTCTTAGTGATGAAGTGGGTGGATTCAACTTGAAGGTATCAAGGTATTCTCTTAGATCTGGGACAACTCAGCAGTAAAACTATTGTTCTTAGCTGTACGATATCAGATTTGGGATGTCTTGTATAGATCGATCTTGTTCTTTGGTAGCTATATGTATTCAGTTTGCTTCGATGTTAATACAACCTCTTTGATTTTGAAAGATGTGATCTAAACTTGTTCTTCAGTGCTCTGCTCCGAGTTAACTCACTCTCTGTTTTTATGTATGCAAGGATGGCAGTCATGATGCACGCCAAGTTAAACTGGAAGAACCTCAGCCAGATCGACCTCATCAAAGACTCTGAATCTGGTTTCAGTGTTTGAATCAATCATATATAGGTCTATGCATGCATATCATCTCTAATCGAAGATCTCAAACTTCTTCACTGAGTAGGAGGCTGAAACAATGACAGTGACTAAACCCAAGAAAATCATCGTTGACTCCGATCATCACTGAACCCATCCAACTCCAGAAAGATGAAATCAAATGAATAAGATCTGGATGTAAGCCACCCATCCCCAGAAAGACTCGATATTGGACCAGAAGCAattataattataaaaaaaaaaattaaaaaaaagaagaagcaaaagcaaTTATAATAATGATTCCTacccactatatatatatatataaacaagccACGCACATAATTAATCGAGGGTGTTAAGGGGAAAGCCACCCCTCTACAGAGCACTGACTTTATTAAAAGTGGCTGAGGTGTGGCTATGGCTGCTAGACACACACATCTGTGTCCTTTGGGGTCATTTTGTCACACATGTTGTGTGTGGCTTTTGCCCATAATTGTAGTAGTGGACTGATGGGCACCTTTTGGAGGGGATTATGATGATCATGCGACAATTTATTCACTTTCTTATTTTTATGCTTCTAGAGAGTGCAATAGAGTTTCACATGAGCTGACCGGATTTGCATTGAAGCATCAGGTGATGTACATGATGAGATGAGTTCTCTGATTGGGTACTGAGGAGTGCTCAGATATCTTATCACCTCTTTTAACAGATGATTCTCATCCTCTTTATATACTTAATCCATTTCGATGAAGttctaattttctcaaaaaaacgaaaaagaaacaaaaacaaaaacaaaacacaaataaGATAAAAGCAAATTATTGAgaggaaaataaaaacaataattaTTTTTTCTGGTAATTTTGATTGTAAgagaaagttttgatcttttacATCACCAAAACTTAGCTAGACCTGGTTCATATATATGTAATATATATTTCCCTCATGCAACAAGGAATCAAATACACAAAGATCATAGATACACAACAATATATATAACATGAGCGCGCATATGGTTTACAACCTAAGAGGCTCAGATAGCTAGATTGTAGACATCTTACTGATAAAGCTCTGAATCCAATAACCTTGGAGTTGGGATAGCAACCATAGGTACcttcttcatcatcaccatccCAAACTTTTCGGAAGAATCCACCTTCGTCTCTCCTTGTGGTAGTTTCCagtcaaaagaatgcaacagtgatgcaagtaaatgcATGACAAGCCTCTCTGCCGTTGCTGTCCCTGGACATATTCTTTTTCCACTCCCAAATGGAAAGTAGTTGAAGTTGCTTCCAGTGAAGTCATATTTACCATTCAAGAACCTCTCTGGATTAAACTCTAATGGGTCTTCCCAGTTAGAAGGGTCTCTGTGGATATCCCACACATTAACAAAAACCTTAGACCCCTTTGGAATGGTATAACCTCCCACAATGCATGTTTCACTTGGGCAATGTGGGAGCATTAGAGGCAGGGCTGGGTGCAAGCGTAGAGTTTCTTTCATCACTGCTTCCAAGTATGGTAGTTTGTAAATATGAGACTCTTGTACGATACTGTCTTTCCCAACTACAGCATCTAATTCTTTCTGGGCTTTCTCTAACACTACTGGTTTGTTCATAATTTCAGCCATTGCAAATTCAATTGTGGTGGCGGATGAGTCAGTACCACCCACAACCAAATCCTGTCCAAATCAGTAGGAAATAATCTAAGAATATAATGTATAATATATAATGGATAAAAATGGATAAAACGATAAttataaatatttgaaaaacgaaaagaaaatattgaacaGAACGTGGGAGGTCTGTACTAGACGTGTGAGCAAAGTGAAACTAAAGTTtatattttcttattttgtttttttttttttttttttttgtagtttgaagaagaaaagagattgaGTAGTTTTATTCAGAGTTTCAAACTTCCAAATTTGAtatatgaatttatttatttttttgaatagatggatctctttcttttctcaagTTAAAGTTGACAAAGATGACCAATTGCTTCAAAATTTGGAGGACTTGGTCCAAATACAAATTTTAGAACCATCCAAAgaaattatcaaaaaaaaaaaaaaatctcaaacaaaatttgttctgcataaaaaaaatatatcaaagAAAATAGAGCCAATTGATGAGGCTAGTAGAAAATTACATTAATCTTTGCTATGTTAAATGGTGGTGATGGTTTGGTGTCAAAGGGCTCATCAATATTTGGTTTTCTTATAATGTCCATTCAAACACATTTTATTAACCTTACTGACTTAATATTTCCTAAGAAAAATTGTGAAACAATACCATTAAataaaccaaaaagaaaacacaCAAAAAACTACTATGCCATAAAAAAACTACAACTGAACCATGAAAGGGCACAAATTCTCTCAATATTTTTCTACTTAaagacaaattaaaataaaaaattatttttatataatatttttcttaCGCGCATAAGACGGGCATGAGGCCAGTTCATGTACATGaaaccaaaaaaatatatagaaatGCTAGAGTGGCATTTAAAAACTTACCATGAGCATGGCTTTGAGACGTGTCATGGTCAGAGGAGTTTTGCCATCTCCTCCTTCATCTATAGATCGCAATAGAAATGTCAAGAAATCATTGCTCTCTTTCGCGCCTTCTTTCTGCATCGTCAACCTTTGATTgataattttctcaaaaatCCTATCAAACCTAAGCTCCACAGCCTTCATCTGCTTCGCTATGCCTTGCAAATCAAACCGGGCCAAACCTGGATAAAGCTCCGAAATATTGGGTTTCCCAGAAAGCTCCGCGATGTCCCGCATTGCTTCCCTAAACTCGGCCAAAACCCCAGCCCCGGCCCCCTTCTGCTCCATGGTGCCACCCCATAACATGTTGGTGGTAAGATTGAGAATGGCCACGAAAAGTTGCTCACCAACGTCGACGGGGGACCCGACCCGAGTATACAAGTAACCCACAGCTTTTCGGACCTGCTTGTGGCGCAGTTCTTGAACCGAGTCCAAGGCGGTGTTGCTAAGCATCTTGAGCGCGCACACTTTCCTCATCATTCGCCACTCCGGCCCGTACGGGGCACAAACTATATCTGCCCCGCCGTAGAGTGCGACGTCCCCAGCTGCAACATTGACGCCGCGATTGGCGAACGTGGCGTCATGGTCCTTGAGGACCTCTCGAGCGATGGAAGGGGAGGCTATTACGACGCAGAGCCTGGTACCCAGTCGGAGCTTAAAGATTGGGCCGTAAGTTTTGGATAGGCCCGCAAAGTAGGTGTGGAGCTGTGGGTCAACGGACAGAAGATTACCAACCAGCGGGAGGCCGCGTGGACCGGGAGGCAACGGCGGCGAGATTCTGCTACTCTTCAGGCAACTCCATGCGTAAAAAATTGCTGCAAAAATTGCGGAGATAGTGAACAACACTCCCCAACTCCCGCTGTTGGTTTCCGACCGCAGTGAAGATAAGGAACTGGATTCCATGAAGAATGCATAAGAGTGTGGCATTTTGCTTCCAACTGCAATGCTGCTCGTGAGTCGTCATACAGTAGTGGGGAACTTCCTTTATTTATAAAGAGATAATAGTTTCATACCCAATGCTCAAGACAAAAGGCATCTAGCAAGACCAGTTAAGCCGGCTAGCTAATCTCCTAAGTATCTTTTCACGCATATAATTAGTTCTATATATTATAACCATCGCTGAGCAGACTGCCGGTGGTAAGCCGGAGGAAGGTGAGGATGCGTTAGTGTGCGTCACTTCTTCGGTGTCAACCATCCGGTCCTTTTCCAGATATTATTAACTTATATCGATCCCTAATAGCTCAATAATTGATCTAGTTGATTAATAACTATAAACCATTACACCACTAATTTATATCCCTAGTAGCTCAATAATTGATCTAGTACACACACGAGGATTTGTTATTTCGTTTTTGGTGAATCCGAGTaatttgacaattttttttttttttttaatcaagggaaaatagtatattcatcacaagtcagaataAGTCGTTATATatccttccgctgtcattttaggcatagacagacaagaagatagtggtaatacccacaagtggtacataAAAATAGacatactcattatacattcaaatacgtagaggtagcggagaccctcctgtttgagcccaaaagtaattttggcaagatcctttagtgggtTTAGCGTAGCGAGCCGATatctgcggcccaaaaataagtctactcGGGTTTgagttacagcttcgcccattccgtgatccataaggaaaacgaaaccttattggagtcgggtagcggagattgaataggaaacttcaatcaatattccttctatgacaaggagcagtcgaaaccctaggtatatataccaggtttcaaggacgaatcgacgactctcaaatcaatcaatcccagcgattacaaagcctccccggagcaaactttcaacctcgttgaaacccggtgaccgcgcgccagtcccagtctctccaagagccgactgtcagcatcaccagatcaacccggcgaccgtacttccagtcct encodes the following:
- the LOC133746312 gene encoding flavonoid 3'-monooxygenase CYP75B137-like, coding for MPHSYAFFMESSSLSSLRSETNSGSWGVLFTISAIFAAIFYAWSCLKSSRISPPLPPGPRGLPLVGNLLSVDPQLHTYFAGLSKTYGPIFKLRLGTRLCVVIASPSIAREVLKDHDATFANRGVNVAAGDVALYGGADIVCAPYGPEWRMMRKVCALKMLSNTALDSVQELRHKQVRKAVGYLYTRVGSPVDVGEQLFVAILNLTTNMLWGGTMEQKGAGAGVLAEFREAMRDIAELSGKPNISELYPGLARFDLQGIAKQMKAVELRFDRIFEKIINQRLTMQKEGAKESNDFLTFLLRSIDEGGDGKTPLTMTRLKAMLMDLVVGGTDSSATTIEFAMAEIMNKPVVLEKAQKELDAVVGKDSIVQESHIYKLPYLEAVMKETLRLHPALPLMLPHCPSETCIVGGYTIPKGSKVFVNVWDIHRDPSNWEDPLEFNPERFLNGKYDFTGSNFNYFPFGSGKRICPGTATAERLVMHLLASLLHSFDWKLPQGETKVDSSEKFGMVMMKKVPMVAIPTPRLLDSELYQ